A single genomic interval of Dysidea avara chromosome 8, odDysAvar1.4, whole genome shotgun sequence harbors:
- the LOC136263291 gene encoding NFX1-type zinc finger-containing protein 1-like, with protein sequence MASREHCNFHSGSKHRSQGRESRTQNDVGGSTGDSRFGNSNDNSQQIKANQRPLFEAQENPREEQKFKRTTVAQFLQLYEAKPDTIAVELLHDLKSFQKVVLNSDRVGQRQDMHKIVGILLKLTLAYYNLDSDKRDKANRILAETFSLRSSKFFLNLKQYIQKIRNTQDLFDVIYLLDEVLKLLPSSWVFLPVEDLKLIVSESVPEVTSNATFMSMISNYCYAQRNEVESIGTIHHFTENYCEYRRLPILPNASEINTNSLPTLYPNIVEGYYDSWEHYYDVQFRLLKEDFVAPLRRGVCGFREGLRGRDISDVRVYNGVAFTGLSFGADGILLSIQFDSSRFQRVNWEHSKRLIYGSLLCFSNNNFDSIIFASVTNRDPLMLKQGKLTVKMECDANILQLISNKHDLYTMIESQAHYETYYHILNSLQNAEFDTMPFTEILIESKCRDVQPPAYMCLTPASSIDHSQLVFNMKDALDIDEKYSELYYFDVTRPECWPSVEHVQLNESQLEAIKMALTQKVSVIQGPPGTGKTYIGMKIVQALLTNRHVWDPDRNSPLLVVCYTNHALDQFLEGIIDLNDKYHLSDDGDGSDESDFNDWDLRGYAYDAYTNNFSIVRVGSRCQSKKVEKYCIKNYEVRRQRVPKYVHGCTQELKEGLSNAGTKLDLKLKIIQQTKEPYLHLLVEFIAPDHIAQLLSLVNDTDIMLYKFKVVRGIELWLSCEDLKRPVGTNSDCYDNELSSESEDDDDGSDGRSIEAESANKIKGSFLHNTPIVPVIAVTDTDVQELISKEISDNTCTTILKPSNMTSIEEKTNQMDMVDQNCKGAEDTVSVVGEAELAETQRMIDDPADVFHYEDINGYDEVPMPKSESSTAVPTTEFASFPEGPFTYNVVSKIDDIFRLSEYDRRRLYTFWKQRYIDKLYNHLHTEFDDYLAECKEYKNIMQREDLYVLEDVDLIGMTTTGAAKYQHIIQRVKPKIVVVEEAAEVLESHIVSCLTAATQQLILIGDHKQLRPKPNENYLAHQYNLDISLFERLITVGIPHATLEIQHRMRPEIAGLVCPYIYPKIDNHESVLNYEDVRGVATNMYFFDHKYPETENTDLKSHSNEEEAKLVVALCNYFLKQGYSPSKITVLTAYIGQVLKLKSLMPRSRFEGVKITAVDNFQGEENDIILLSFVRSNKNGNVGFLKKENRTCVALSRAKKGFYCFGNFDLLRESCITWDAVLTYLEEIGQLGSSLMLKSCSLHTDMKTVVHRVDDFNKVPKGGCIHLCGIRLECGHACNLCCHVRDPSHNNYVCRKPCGRKCERGHACPMICSQPCSKCMIKVEKVIPSCSHTQNVPCHLEPSLFKCKTPCSLICNNGHSSPKFCYEICSPCEVMIEQEIPKCGHTQSIPCHLEPSFYECKAPCSLTCNSGHPCHKLCYETCPPCEVIVKKEIPKCGHTQKVPCNLEPSLFECKAQCTLTCNSGHPCSKLCYEICSPCEVLVEKKIPKCGHIQNVPCHLNEELFVCKAPCTKRCLQGHLCPKHCSDSCGPCQTIVNKRHPSCGHLQSILCHHDPTLCQHPCEKTCSTNPTDPHKCDKLCSQPCVNCMVPVLRNLPHCGHEHSLPCCFDPNEYRCPSPCNRNLICGHPCTNKCGMDCTTYCKVKIEKKFSKCKHSVVLPCSKNTEEIKCLRKVVKKFSGCGHDIELPCSVSADEVSCQEGVCRQLPCGHEKLVKYSSDVPSLKCRIRIKKNLKCGHTFEGKCYKSNSKCTKLSEKTFPLCGHKLKLPCFEDLPVDCTVKCVTKLLCGHQCTGNCTECHQGRMHKPCAFHVFSLPCGHPANVKNSCISITFPTCDYKCEYSCAHRKACVHDCSQPCDPCNKPCLWKCPHYICSKKCHEICDRPRCDHPCENILQCKHPCIGVCGEPCPRICRICRIQRFKDLCVGAPDMRNETRYIQLSCCNYLFEINTLDQVLDEQSQGNMVVQPPICPACSKCICFSYRYGNVIKKKKEMVEISHSFMKEPITQRQQDDILEKLFSNSLPNEHKIEPLVQPKNFKYLPQVFKMLTDTVCAGTPLPLGSLNIVENEIDQYISLKKCLSLCEQFPDLLVCLQELFAFFEETPPSVQKFYDISCEKQRILLLWTISTLKLSAISELHNESHGLQQLEKELILNKPKLTLFIAGNHYDELLKIAKGLEHIVEIDEYFQPIKAVFFSGVWTICPQNHVYCVPRVLKTEKEMLLCPKCAI encoded by the exons ATGGCTTCTAGAGAGCACTGTAATTTTCATTCAGGAAGCAAGCATAGAAGTCAAGGGAGGGAGAGTAGAACACAAA ATGACGTTGGTGGATCTACCGGTGATAGCAGGTTTGGCAATTCAAATGATAATTCCCAACAGATTAAAGCTAATCAAAGACCATTGTTTGAAGCTCAAGAAAATCCTAGAGAAGAGCAGAAGTTTAAGCGTACTACAGTTGCGCAGTTTTTACAACTTTATGAAGCTAAACCTGATACCATTGCAGTTGAATTATTACACGATTTGAAAAGTTTTCAGAAAGTAGTTTTAAATTCTGATAGAGTGGGACAAAGGCAAGATATGCATAAAATTGTGGGTATTCTCTTAAAGCTCACGTTGGCTTATTATAACTTAGACTCTGACAAGAGAGATAAAGCCAATCGCATTCTAGCAGAGACATTTAGCCTTCGGTCAAGTAAATTTTTCCTCAACCTCAAACAATATATCCAAAAAATAAGAAATACACAAGATCTCTTCGATGTAATATATTTGCTTGATGAAGTCTTAAAATTACTACCAAGCTCTTGGGTGTTCCTTCCAGTGGAAGATTTAAAGCTTATTGTTTCAGAATCGGTTCCAGAAGTTACTAGCAATGCAACTTTTATGTCTATGATTAGCAATTATTGCTATGCTCAAAGAAATGAGGTGGAATCAATTGGTACTATACATCATTTTACAGAAAATTATTGTGAATACAGACgtttacctatattacccaatGCTAGTGAAATAAATACGAATTCTTTACCCACTCTTTATCCAAACATTGTGGAAGGTTATTATGATAGCTGGGAGCACTACTATGACGTACAGTTTAGGCTCCTAAAAGAAGATTTTGTTGCTCCACTTAGAAGAGGTGTCTGTGGCTTCCGTGAAGGTTTAAGGGGTAGAGATATTTCTGATGTGAGGGTTTATAATGGTGTTGCATTTACTGGGTTAAGCTTTGGTGCAGATGGAATCCTTTTGTCCATACAATTTGATAGCTCAAGGTTCCAAAGAGTAAACTGGGAGCATAGCAAACGCTTGATTTATGGGTCACTTTTGTGTTTCTCTAACAATAATTTTGACTCCATCATATTTGCTTCTGTCACAAACAGAGATCCCTTAATGCTAAAACAAGGCAAGCTCACTGTGAAGATGGAATGCGATGCCAATATTCTCCAATTGATATCTAATAAACATGATCTTTACACGATGATTGAATCACAGGCTCATTATGAGACATACTACCACATACTGAACAGCTTACAAAATGCAGAATTTGATACTATGCCATTCACTGAAATTCTTATTGAGTCTAAATGTCGAGATGTTCAACCACCAGCATACATGTGCTTGACCCCAGCAAGTAGCATAGATCACTCTCAACTAGTGTTTAATATGAAGGATGCTTTAGACATTGATGAAAAATACAGTGAACTTTATTATTTTGATGTCACCAGACCAGAATGCTGGCCCAGTGTTGAACATGTTCAGCTAAACGAGTCTCAACTAGAGGCAATAAAGATGGCGCTCACTCAAAAAGTGTCAGTTATTCAAGGTCCTCCTGGTACAGGCAAGACATACATTGGGATGAAGATAGTTCAGGCATTGTTAACCAACCGTCATGTGTGGGATCCAGATAGAAACTCACCACTTCTTGTAGTGTGTTATACTAACCATGCTCTGGATCAATTTTTGGAAGGAATTATTGACTTGAATGACAAATATCATTTAAGTGATGACGGTGATGGAAGTGATGAAAGTGATTTTAATGATTGGGACCTGAGAGGTTATGCGTACGATGCATACACTAACAATTTTTCCATTGTGAGAGTTGGTAGCAGATGTCAGAGTAAAAAGGTTGAAAAGTattgtattaaaaattatgaagtaAGACGTCAGCGAGTCCCAAAGTATGTGCATGGATGTACGCAAGAATTAAAAGAAGGACTGTCCAATGCTGGTACTAAGCTTGATCTTAAGCTCAAAATCATTCAACAGACAAAAGAACCTTATCTACATTTGCTTGTTGAATTCATAGCCCCTGATCATATAGCCCAATTACTTTCTCTTGTAAATGACACTGATATAATGCTTTACAAATTCAAGGTCGTACGTGGAATTGAATTGTGGCTTTCTTGTGAAGACCTCAAAAGACCTGTTGGTACCAATAGTGACTGCTATGATAATGAATTAAGTTCAGAgagtgaagatgatgatgatggtagtgATGGCAGAAGTATTGAGGCTGAATCTGCAAATAAAATAAAAGGATCTTTCTTACACAATACTCCAATTGTACCTGTGATTGCAGTAACCGATACAGATGTGCAGGAATTGATTAGTAAGGAAATTTCAGATAACACATGTACAACCATTTTAAAACCATCAAACATGACGTCAATTGAAGAGAAAACAAACCAGATGGACATGGTAGATCAAAATTGCAAAGGTGCAGAAGATACTGTCAGTGTTGTAGGAGAAGCTGAACTAGCCGAAACACAACGAATGATAGATGATCCAGCTGATGTGTTTCATTATGAAGACATTAATGGTTATGATGAAGTACCAATGCCTAAAAGTGAATCATCCACTGCTGTACCTACCACAGAATTTGCTTCTTTTCCTGAAGGTCCATTTACATATAATGTTGTCAGTAAAATTGATGATATTTTTAGACTATCTGAGTATGATCGCAGGAGACTCTATACGTTTTGGAAGCAGAGATACATTGATAAGTTGTATAATCATCTCCATACAGAATTTGATGATTATTTGGCAGAGTGTAAGGAGTATAAGAATATAATGCAAAGGGAAGACTTGTATGTTTTGGAGGATGTTGATCTGATTGGGATGACAACAACTGGAGCTGCAAAGTACCAACATATTATTCAGAGGGTGAAGCCCAAGATTGTAGTGGTAGAAGAGGCAGCAGAAGTGTTAGAGTCTCACATTGTTTCTTGTCTTACAGCTGCAACTCAACAGTTAATTCTCATCGGAGATCATAAGCAACTTCGACCTAAACCAAATGAGAACTACCTTGCACATCAGTATAATTTAGATATATCTCTTTTTGAACGCCTTATAACAGTTGGTATTCCCCATGCTACACTTGAGATTCAACACAGGATGAGACCGGAGATTGCAGGGCTAGTCTGTCCATACATTTACCCCAAGATAGATAATCACGAATCTGTCTTGAATTATGAAGATGTCCGAGGGGTTGCTACCAATATGTACTTCTTTGATCACAAGTATCCTGAAACTGAGAACACTGACCTAAAGAGTCACTCTAATGAAGAAGAAGCTAAATTAGTTGTTGCTCTATGCAACTATTTTCTCAAACAAGGTTATTCTCCCAGTAAGATTACTGTATTGACCGCATACATTGGTCAAGTACTTAAGCTGAAGTCATTGATGCCAAGGAGCAGATTTGAGGGAGTAAAGATTACAGCAGTAGACAATTTCCAAGGAGAAGAAAATGATATTATTTTGCTATCATTTGTACGAAGCAACAAGAATGGAAATGTTGGATTTTTGAAAAAAGAAAATCGTACATGTGTTGCCTTATCACGAGCCAAAAAGGGATTTTACTGTTTTGGGAATTTTGATTTGCTAAGAGAAAGCTGTATTACATGGGATGCAGTTTTAACTTATTTGGAGGAAATAGGTCAACTGGGATCCTCGTTAATGTTAAAAAGTTGTTCTCTTCATACTGACATGAAAACTGTAGTTCATAGAGTTGATGATTTTAATAAAGTTCCAAAAGGAGGCTGCATTCATTTATGTGGTATTCGTTTAGAGTGTGGACATGCCTGCAATCTTTGTTGTCATGTTAGGGATCCATCTCATAACAATTATGTATGTAGAAAACCTTGTGGCAGAAAATGTGAAAGAGGTCATGCTTGTCCAATGATATGTAGTCAACCTTGTTCAAAGTGCATGATAAAGGTAGAGAAGGTTATACCAAGTTGTAGCCACACTCAAAATGTTCCATGTCATTTGGAACCAAGTTTATTTAAGTGCAAAACACCATGTTCTCTAATCTGTAACAATGGTCATTCTTCCCCTAAGTTCTGCTATGAGATTTGTTCACCATGTGAAGTAATGATAGAGCAAGAAATACCCAAATGTGGCCATACTCAAAGTATTCCTTGTCATTTAGAGCCAAGTTTTTATGAATGCAAAGCACCATGTTCCCTAACCTGTAACAGTGGTCATCCTTGTCACAAGCTATGCTATGAGACTTGTCCTCCATGTGAAGTAATTGTAAAGAAAGAGATACCCAAATGTGGCCACACTCAAAAAGTTCCTTGTAATTTGGAACCAAGTTTATTCGAATGCAAAGCACAATGCACCCTAACCTGTAACAGTGGCCATCCTTGCTCTAAGCTCTGTTATGAGATTTGTTCACCATGTGAGGTATTGGTAGAAAAAAAGATACCCAAATGTGGTCATATTCAAAATGTTCCATgtcatttgaatgaagaattgtTTGTTTGTAAGGCTCCTTGTACTAAGAGGTGTCTTCAAGGGCATTTGTGTCCAAAACATTGTTCAGATTCTTGTGGTCCATGCCAAACAATTGTAAATAAAAGGCATCCTTCATGTGGTCATTTGCAGTCAATCCTTTGTCACCATGATCCAACACTGTGTCAACATCCATGTGAGAAAACATGTTCCACTAATCCTACTGATCCACATAAATGTGATAAGCTATGTTCTCAACCATGTGTTAATTGTATGGTTCCTGTATTAAGGAACTTGCCTCACTGTGGTCATGAGCATTCATTGCCATGTTGTTTTGATCCTAATGAATATCGTTGCCCTAGTCCTTGTAACAGAAATTTAATATGTGGTCATCCTTGTACCAACAAATGTGGAATGGATTGCACCACTTATTGTAAAGTCAAAATAGAAAAGAAATTTTCCAAGTGCAAACATTCTGTAGTATTACCTTGTAGTAAAAATACTGAAGAGATAAAATGTCTTAGGAAAGTTGTTAAGAAATTTTCTGGCTGTGGCCATGATATAGAACTGCCATGCAGTGTTTCTGCAGATGAAGTATCATGCCAGGAAGGAGTGTGTAGACAGTTACCATGTGGTCATGAAAAGTTGGTGAAATATTCAAGCGATGTTCCTAGTTTGAAGTGCAGAATCCGTATTAAAAAGAATTTAAAATGTGGCCACACTTTTGAAGGCAAATGCTACAAGTCAAACAGTAAATGTACCAAGCTATCTGAGAAAACTTTTCCATTGTGTGGGCATAAATTAAAGTTACCATGTTTTGAAGATCTTCCGGTAGACTGTACTGTGAAATGTGTCACCAAACTATTGTGTGGTCACCAGTGTACTGGAAACTGTACTGAGTGTCATCAGGGTAGGATGCACAAACCGTGTGCATTCCATGTGTTTTCACTTCCTTGTGGTCACCCTGCTAATGTTAAAAATTCTTGTATCAGTATAACATTTCCAACTTGTGATTATAAATGTGAATATTCATGTGCTCATCGTAAGGCTTGTGTACATGATTGCAGTCAACCATGTGATCCTTGTAACAAGCCTTGTTTATGGAAGTGTCCACATTATATATGCTCTAAGAAATGCCATGAAATTTGTGATCGCCCTAGATGTGATCATCCATGTGAAAACATATTGCAGTGTAAACATCCCTGTATTGGTGTATGCGGAGAACCTTGTCCACGAATTTGTAGAATATGCAGAATACAGAGATTTAAGGATTTGTGTGTTGGTGCTCCTGATATGAGGAATGAAACTAGATACATACAATTGAGCTGCTGCAACTACTTGTTTGAAATCAACACATTGGATCAAGTTTTAGATGAGCAATCTCAAGGCAATATGGTTGTGCAACCTCCTATTTGTCCAGCTTGTAGTAAATGCATTTGTTTTAGCTACCGTTATGGAAATGTAATCAAGAAGAAAAAAGAAATGGTCGAAATATCACATTCATTTATGAAAGAGCCCATAACTCAAAGGCAACAAGATGATATCCTTGAAAAACTATTTTCTAATTCTTTGCCAAATGAACATAAAATAGAACCTCTTGTACAGCCAAAAAATTTTAAGTATCTACCACAAGTTTTTAAAATGTTAACTGACACAGTATGCGCTGGTACTCCATTACCACTTGGAAGTTTGAACATTGTAGAAAATGAAATTGATCAATATATATCACTGAAAAAATGCCTGTCATTGTGTGAACAGTTTCCAGACTTGTTAGTTTGCTTGCAAGAGTTGTTTGCTTTCTTTGAAGAAACCCCTCCATCTGTTCAAAAATTTTATGACATTTCATGTGAAAAGCAGCGCATTCTTCTTTTATGGACAATATCGACCCTTAAGTTATCAGCAATTTCTGAGTTACACAATGAGTCTCATGGTCTACAACAACTAGAAAAGGAACTTATACTCAATAAGCCAAAGCTTACATTGTTTATTGCAGGTAATCATTATGATGAGCTGTTAAAAATAGCTAAAGGATTAGAACATATAGTTGAAATAGATGAatattttcagccaatcaaagcAGTCTTCTTTAGTGGTGTGTGGACTATTTGCCCTCAAAACCATGTTTACTGTGTACCAAGAGTACTAAAGACTGAAAAGGAAATGTTGCTGTGTCCAAAGTGTGCAATATGA